From a single Fusobacterium ulcerans ATCC 49185 genomic region:
- a CDS encoding homoserine dehydrogenase, translating to MKIGLLGFGTVGSGVYEIVKSSPTCFFNDIEVKKILVKDEKDKVMDIITTNAEEILNDKDIDLVVEVMGGIHPAYEYIIKSLKNKKNVVTANKAVVAAYLKEFTKTAYENGVSFEYEASVCGGIPWIKSLEKAKRIDEISEMYGIFNGTSNFILDNMTKKGYEFQEILKKAQEKGYAESDPSADIDGIDIMRKLLITSSLAFECEIPEKEIDVFGIRNIKKEDIEYFNNIGYTVKLIAKGKKAENRYCAVVEPVLFKNERIEAAVPQNFNIGTICGKTIGELKFYGQGAGKLPTGNAIVQDIIDIMEAKGNLIERKFEKSLIKDSSLIIGKYYVRINDEQFAEDNSDIIEKKLEYSGNIIYITKEIDCSVMKKAAEKYLEKEIFYARFEN from the coding sequence ATGAAAATAGGATTATTAGGTTTTGGAACAGTAGGAAGTGGAGTATATGAGATAGTTAAGAGCAGTCCAACCTGTTTTTTTAATGATATAGAAGTGAAAAAAATTCTTGTAAAAGATGAAAAAGATAAAGTTATGGATATAATAACTACAAATGCAGAGGAAATATTAAATGATAAAGATATTGATTTAGTAGTGGAGGTAATGGGAGGAATTCATCCTGCATATGAGTATATAATAAAATCCTTAAAAAATAAAAAAAATGTAGTAACTGCAAATAAAGCAGTAGTAGCTGCATATTTAAAGGAGTTTACCAAAACGGCTTATGAGAATGGTGTATCATTTGAATATGAAGCAAGTGTTTGTGGTGGAATTCCATGGATAAAGTCTTTAGAAAAAGCAAAAAGAATAGATGAGATAAGCGAAATGTATGGAATATTTAATGGAACAAGTAATTTTATATTGGATAATATGACTAAAAAAGGTTATGAATTTCAGGAAATATTAAAAAAGGCACAGGAAAAAGGATATGCAGAGAGTGACCCATCAGCTGATATAGATGGAATAGATATAATGAGAAAGCTGTTGATAACTTCTAGTCTGGCTTTTGAATGTGAAATACCAGAAAAAGAAATAGATGTTTTTGGAATAAGAAATATAAAAAAAGAAGATATAGAATATTTTAATAATATTGGTTATACAGTAAAACTTATTGCAAAAGGAAAAAAAGCAGAAAATAGATATTGTGCTGTAGTAGAGCCAGTACTTTTTAAAAATGAAAGAATAGAAGCAGCAGTACCACAAAATTTTAATATAGGAACTATTTGTGGAAAAACTATAGGAGAATTAAAATTTTATGGACAGGGAGCAGGTAAACTGCCAACTGGAAATGCAATAGTACAGGATATAATTGATATTATGGAAGCTAAAGGAAATTTAATTGAAAGAAAATTTGAGAAAAGTTTAATAAAGGACAGTTCTCTAATAATAGGGAAATATTATGTAAGAATTAATGATGAACAATTTGCAGAAGATAATTCTGATATTATTGAAAAAAAATTAGAATATTCAGGAAATATTATTTATATAACTAAAGAGATAGACTGTAGTGTTATGAAAAAAGCAGCAGAAAAATATCTGGAAAAAGAAATATTTTATGCTAGATTTGAGAACTAG
- a CDS encoding aspartate kinase, which produces MIKVAKFGGSSLADAEQFKKVKNIIENDENRRIVVVSAAGKRFKEDNKITDLLYLCYAHIKYSVSYESMFSIIENRYLEIRDELGLKCNLESEFRIIKSRMKKGMNRDYLVSRGEYLAGMLMAEYLGYDFIDAENVIFFDYNGKVDTEKTREAMEKAVERSPKGVIPGFYGTLPNGEIKLFSRGGSDITGAIVSDCIKAAIYENWTDVSGILMADPNVVKDPKRIEIITYSELRELSYMGANVLHTDAVAPVKKANIPINIRNTNAPENPGTIIVDENNELLKNAKNYFITGIAGKKDFSVISIYKDHMSGEVGAIRKALEIFEKYKVSIEHIPTGIDTFSIVAATENIKKYLYEIVADLKRECEPSEVKVIDNISLIATVGRNMADRPGMSGKLFAAIGNSGVNIRMISQGSDEINIIVGVENEDFEKAINVIYNNFVI; this is translated from the coding sequence ATGATAAAAGTAGCAAAATTTGGAGGATCATCACTAGCTGATGCAGAACAGTTTAAAAAAGTAAAAAATATAATAGAGAATGATGAAAATAGAAGAATTGTAGTGGTGTCAGCTGCTGGGAAAAGATTTAAGGAAGATAATAAAATAACTGATTTATTATATCTTTGTTATGCTCATATAAAGTATTCTGTTTCATATGAAAGTATGTTTTCTATTATAGAAAACAGATATTTAGAAATAAGAGATGAATTAGGATTGAAATGTAATCTTGAGAGCGAATTCAGAATAATAAAAAGCAGAATGAAAAAAGGAATGAACAGAGATTATTTGGTGAGCAGAGGAGAATATCTTGCTGGAATGTTAATGGCAGAATATTTAGGATATGATTTTATAGATGCTGAAAATGTAATATTTTTTGATTATAATGGAAAAGTAGATACTGAAAAAACAAGAGAAGCAATGGAAAAAGCAGTAGAAAGAAGTCCTAAGGGAGTTATTCCGGGATTTTATGGTACATTACCAAATGGAGAAATAAAACTTTTTTCCAGAGGAGGTTCAGATATAACAGGAGCTATAGTTTCCGATTGCATAAAAGCTGCTATTTATGAGAACTGGACTGATGTGTCTGGAATACTAATGGCAGACCCAAATGTAGTTAAAGATCCTAAAAGAATAGAAATAATAACATATAGTGAATTGAGAGAGCTTTCATATATGGGAGCTAATGTGCTTCATACTGATGCAGTAGCACCAGTAAAAAAAGCTAATATTCCTATTAATATCAGAAATACAAATGCTCCAGAAAATCCTGGAACTATAATAGTTGATGAAAATAATGAGTTATTGAAAAATGCCAAAAATTATTTTATAACTGGAATAGCAGGAAAAAAAGATTTTTCTGTTATATCAATATATAAAGACCATATGTCAGGAGAAGTAGGAGCTATAAGAAAAGCTTTAGAGATATTTGAAAAGTATAAAGTAAGTATAGAACATATTCCTACTGGGATAGATACATTTTCTATAGTGGCAGCCACTGAGAATATAAAAAAATATCTTTATGAAATAGTGGCAGATCTCAAAAGAGAATGTGAACCTTCTGAAGTAAAAGTAATAGATAATATAAGTCTTATAGCTACTGTAGGAAGAAATATGGCTGATAGACCTGGAATGTCTGGAAAACTTTTTGCTGCCATAGGAAACAGCGGAGTAAATATCAGAATGATATCTCAAGGGTCAGATGAGATAAATATTATAGTTGGAGTTGAAAATGAAGATTTTGAAAAAGCAATAAATGTTATATATAATAATTTTGTTATTTAA
- a CDS encoding aspartate-semialdehyde dehydrogenase yields the protein MRKYNIGILGATGAVGKEMLKVLEERNFPVENIRLFASSRSAGKKVFFKGKEYEIEEAKKGIYEGIDILLGAVENEQAKEFIPSAIENGAIVIDNSSAYRMADDVPLIVPEVNPEAIEAHKGLIANPNCATIIGLVVVNELNKYSEIERMIVSTYQAVSGAGSSGITELDAEIKAIAEGKDFTMETFPYQIAYNLIPQIGGFDEKGYSSEEMKFQNEGRKILNNPKLKVNCTCIRVPVYRSHSESITIEFKNKIDVEKAREILCKADGVKLVDDPQNKKYPMPLDTSDQDLVYVGRIREDISNDEGKGLTLWCCGDQVRKGAATNAVQIAELLIKKEMI from the coding sequence ATGAGAAAATATAATATAGGAATACTAGGAGCTACAGGAGCAGTAGGTAAAGAAATGTTGAAAGTATTGGAAGAAAGGAATTTTCCAGTAGAAAATATAAGACTTTTTGCCAGTAGCAGAAGTGCTGGGAAAAAAGTATTTTTTAAAGGAAAAGAATATGAAATAGAAGAGGCTAAAAAAGGAATTTATGAAGGAATAGATATATTATTAGGAGCAGTGGAAAATGAACAGGCTAAGGAGTTTATTCCATCTGCAATAGAAAATGGTGCAATAGTGATAGACAACAGCAGTGCCTATAGAATGGCAGATGATGTACCTCTTATAGTACCAGAAGTAAATCCAGAGGCTATAGAGGCCCATAAGGGACTTATTGCAAATCCAAATTGTGCAACTATAATAGGATTGGTAGTAGTAAATGAACTTAATAAATATTCTGAAATAGAAAGAATGATAGTATCTACTTATCAAGCTGTATCAGGTGCTGGAAGCAGTGGGATAACTGAACTGGATGCAGAAATAAAAGCTATAGCAGAGGGAAAGGATTTTACTATGGAAACATTTCCTTATCAAATAGCTTATAATTTAATACCGCAGATAGGTGGATTTGATGAAAAAGGGTACAGTTCAGAAGAAATGAAATTTCAGAATGAAGGAAGAAAAATATTAAATAATCCCAAGTTAAAAGTTAACTGTACATGTATTAGGGTTCCAGTGTATAGAAGTCATTCTGAATCTATAACTATTGAATTTAAAAACAAAATAGATGTAGAAAAAGCAAGAGAAATATTATGCAAAGCAGATGGAGTAAAATTAGTAGATGATCCTCAAAATAAAAAATATCCTATGCCTTTAGATACAAGTGATCAAGATTTGGTATATGTTGGAAGAATAAGAGAGGATATAAGTAATGATGAAGGAAAAGGATTAACTCTTTGGTGTTGTGGGGATCAGGTACGTAAAGGAGCGGCAACTAATGCTGTTCAAATTGCAGAACTGCTTATAAAAAAAGAAATGATATAA
- a CDS encoding GDSL-type esterase/lipase family protein, translating into MALEKIVMLGDSIIDWNYSSKYINYGRAGFKTRDVLWLLEEKPEIKGDIGILLVGVNDILCGFQEEYTLDYYNKTMEILRQRFKKLILLSMLPSDTPRINAKSKMLNTKLKNLYTEEFFDIYNLFLDVRELLADKYTIDGIHLNNDGYDVFNKALTEIVEKVKYKEMGYPDRETAERELEEAGELNPGQWISHSKYTALACEKIAEYCPHMNSEKAYIIGLLHDIGRRVGIVQERHMLEGYKYCMSKGWKEVAQICITHSFMLKDITTSIGKWDITKEDYEFMKNFITEAVYDDYDKLVQMCDSLALPNGFCFLEKRFVDVAMRYGVNEYTTKRWGAIYDIKKYFEDITGKSIEDILEIS; encoded by the coding sequence ATGGCATTAGAAAAAATAGTTATGCTTGGTGACAGTATTATAGATTGGAATTACAGCAGTAAGTATATAAATTATGGACGTGCAGGATTTAAAACAAGAGATGTATTATGGCTTCTGGAAGAAAAACCTGAAATAAAAGGAGATATTGGAATACTTTTAGTGGGAGTAAACGATATTTTATGTGGTTTTCAAGAAGAATATACATTAGATTATTATAATAAAACTATGGAAATACTCAGGCAAAGATTTAAAAAACTTATATTATTAAGTATGCTTCCAAGTGATACTCCAAGAATAAATGCAAAATCTAAAATGTTAAATACTAAATTAAAAAATTTATACACTGAAGAATTCTTTGATATTTATAACTTGTTTTTAGATGTTCGTGAACTGCTGGCAGATAAATATACTATAGATGGAATACATTTAAATAATGATGGGTATGACGTTTTTAATAAAGCTTTAACTGAAATTGTAGAAAAAGTAAAATATAAGGAAATGGGATATCCAGACAGAGAAACTGCTGAAAGGGAATTAGAAGAAGCAGGAGAACTTAATCCAGGACAGTGGATAAGCCATTCTAAATATACAGCTCTTGCCTGTGAGAAAATTGCAGAATATTGTCCTCATATGAACAGTGAAAAAGCCTATATAATTGGATTGCTTCATGATATAGGCAGAAGAGTTGGAATAGTGCAGGAAAGACATATGCTGGAAGGATATAAATATTGTATGTCTAAGGGATGGAAAGAAGTTGCTCAGATATGCATAACACATTCTTTTATGTTGAAAGATATAACTACATCTATTGGAAAATGGGATATAACCAAAGAAGACTATGAATTTATGAAAAATTTTATAACTGAAGCTGTCTATGATGATTATGATAAATTAGTTCAAATGTGTGATAGTCTAGCTCTTCCAAATGGTTTTTGCTTTCTTGAAAAAAGGTTTGTAGATGTAGCAATGAGGTATGGAGTAAATGAATATACTACTAAAAGATGGGGAGCTATTTATGATATCAAAAAATATTTTGAAGATATAACTGGCAAGTCTATTGAGGATATATTAGAAATTTCATAA